Within the Aminivibrio sp. genome, the region ACGCAGATCGGCGACATCGCCCGGAAGGCGGGGGTGGCCACCGGGACGTTCTATATCTACTTCCCCGACAAAATCAGCGTGTTCCGCTATCTTCTGAACGAACTGGGGCACCAGCTCAGAAGGGAGATACGGGCCGCCGCCGCAGGGACCGAAAGCCAGCAGGAAGCCGAGTACGTTGGGCTCAGGACCTTCCTTTCCTTCGCCTCGAAGCACATCGGCCTGTTCAAGATTATCTGGCAGGCCCAGTTCGTCGACATGGACGCCTTCAAGGAGTACTACGAGACCTTCTCGGCACGCTACATCAGCCATATCAGCGACGCCCAGGATCGGGGCGAGTTCGCTGACATCGATCCCGTGTATTTTTCCTATATCCTGATGGGCATCTACAACTTCGTGGCCCTGAAGTGCATCGTCTTCGACGAAAAGGAGCCTTCCGAAGAGCTTGTCCAGGAGGTCTTCAAGTTCATACGGAACGGGGCTTTCGCCCCCCCCGGCGAAAAGAAAAACTCATCCCTCCAGGCCGGGGAAGAGCCTGCGGAGCGTGACCGGAAGTCCAAAGGGAAACGGAAAGAAGGAAATGTGCGGTCAGGAACAAGGCCTGGCCGTTAGAAATCCGTTCCGGCGCTCCCCGGAATACAGGCCGAAAAAAACACGGGCCCCCGGAAACGGGAAGGCCCGTGTTGTCGTTATGCTTTGGCGCTTATTGATTTTCCCCTACTTCACGATCTCTCCCCGGACATAGGCGTTGTACACGTTTTCGAACCAGTCGTCGTAGTTCGAAGGAATGGGCCGGACGGGCTTCCATTCAAAGCTGCACTGCATCGTACCGGCGTCCAGAGCGGTTTCGCAGACCCGGTCGGAGAAGGCGCCTTCGTCCAGTTCGACGGGGACACCTCCGGCGGCGCAGACGCCCGCGTCGGCGGCGAGCCCCTCTTCACCGCAGATGAGGTACGATCCGCGGCTTTTGCCCCCCCGGCGGATGTACTCGTCGATGGCGGAGAGATAGGCGAGCTGGGTCAGCAGGATGTCGCGGTTGATGAAGGCCGCCGCCATCTGGCGGGCGTCGCCTGCCCCGGTCTCGGAAGCCAGGGATTCGAGGTCGCTGCGGCATTCCCCGATTGCCTTCCTTACGGGATCGGCTGGCCGGATCATGGCGCCGCATGCGTCCATCCTCCGCTGGAACCGTTCCCGGAGGGCAAGCGGTTCCGATGCCCCGGCGCGGCCCGCGTTTTCCCGGAAGGTTTTTGCCAGCCCGATGACCTTTTCCATGGCCGGTTCTGTCGCCTTGGCGAGGGAGCCGATATCCAGGGGCTCTTCGCCGTACCTGGCGGCAATGAACTGGGCGGCCCGGGTGCTGCCCGTCTGGGTGGAGTTGAGGGCCGAGCCTCCGGGGCGGTAGACGCCGAAGGTTCCGTTGACTTCCCCCACGGGGAAGAAATGTTTCAGGTTGCTCTCCCACCAGAAGTTTCCTGCGAGGCCGCCGTTGTTGTGCTGGGCGCAGACGTCGATCTCGAGCCGTTCGTTTTTCAGGTCGATGCCGTTGTCGAGGTAGAGCCTGTACGCGAGGGGATTCATCTTCAGCAGCCGGTTCAGCGGCGTGTCGAGCAGGGCGTGGGATTTTTCGAGGTATTCCCGGGTGACGTCGTTCAGCAGACCGATCCTGAGGCCTTTTTCGTCGCCCCCCTCCGCGGGGTTGACCCGGAAGTCGAGGAAGACCCGCCGTCCCTTGACGCGCGTCTCGGTGAAGACGGCCATGTCGACGATGGAGGAGCCTCCCTTGTGGAGTTTTCGGGGGTCGAAGGGCCACTGGTATCCTTTCAGGAACGTGGCGTTCATCATGTCGCCGGGTGTCTCGAAGTAGTCGCCGAGGAATTCCCGGGCGCCGCCGCCGTCCCGGTCGGTGGAGATGTAGGTGGGGATCACCTGCTGGTAGGTGCCGGAGAGGTTCCACCGGAATTTCGTGGAAGCGATGCCGTACTGGGACTCGGTGAGATTGATGCCCCGCGCGCCCGCCTCCAGGGCGATGCCGGTGGCGCAGGTCTGGCTTCCGGGGTAGACGGAGGAGCGGTATATTCCGGAGGGGCCCCCGACGGCGTATACGATGTTGGTGCAGTTGAAGACCGTGAGGCCGAAGGTGGTTTCGTCGAAGGATGATGTGTCCAGGGCGACAAGGCCGACGGCCCGCTTCGGTTCTCCTTCCGTGAGGATGGCGACGACGCGGAAACCGTCGAAGACGGGTATTCCTTTCTGTTCCACGCTCTTCTGGAGATGCTCGGTCATCAGGCGGGAGGTGAGGGGGCCGCAGGAGGTGGCCCGCTGCCGCGGGTCGTGGTCGGTCTTGTAGCCGACGTATTCGCCGAAGCCGTTGTGCGGGAAGGGAACGCCGAGGCTGACGAGCTTGAAGAAGCCCCGGGCGCTCATGGCAGCTTCGACGAGGGCGATGTCCCCGTGCATGGACCCGCCGGAGAAGAGGGTCTCCGCCATGCTGCGGACGGAGTCTGGCTCGCTCCCGGAGAGGGTGAGCTTGTAGTAGGTCTGCTTGTCCGAACCGGTGTTCCGGGATGTTCCCATGTTCACCCCTTCGGTGACTATGGCCACATCCTCCCGGCCCAGCGAAAAGAGGGTGTCCGCGGCGTTGTACCCGGCGCACCCCGTGCCGACGACGACGGTGTTGAAGCTGTATACCGGCAGATCGAGCCCCGCGACGGTGATGAAGTTTCGCCGGGGCTCCCGGCCGCAGGAGCGGGGCATGGCCCTAGAGCCTCCGGATGTGGAAGCCGCCGTCCACGTTAATCACCTGGCCGGTGGAGTAGTCGAACGCGCCGCCCGAGAGGGCTGCCGCCGCTTCACCGATGTCCTCGGGCAGGCCCCAGCGTTTTGTGGGTATGCCGTCGTCCTCGAAGATGAACTTGTTGTACTTGCCTTCCACGGTCCTGGTCATGTCGGTCTTTGTGATGCCGGGCCGTATCTCGAAGACGGGGATGCCGTGCCCCCCGAGTTCGGCGGCGAAGAGGGCCGTCACCATGGCGATGCCGGCCTTGGAGATGCAGTATTCTCCCCTGTTCGTGGAAGCCGTGTAGGCGGAAATGGAGCCGATGTTGATGATCCTGGGGGAGTAGTCCGGAAGCCCCTGCTGCTGGAGGGAGATCATGGCGTTGGCAAAAAGCTGGTTCATGAAGAAGGTTCCCTTCAGGTTGATGTCCATCAGGCGGTCGAAGCTTTCTTCGGTGGTTTCCAGGATATTCATCCGGGCCAGGGGGGCGACGCCCGCGTTGTTCACCAGGACGTCGATCCGCCCGTGCCGGCCGAGGACGAAGTCGAGGGCCGCCTGCCTGTCGGCGCTCTTCGAGATGTCGCACTTCACGTAGGCGGCCGGAACGCCGTACGCCTTGAGCTCTTCCATGGCCTCCGCCGCCTTTTCCCCGCCGGAGGAGCTGCTCATCACCACGGCATATCCCAGGGCCGCGTGCTTTTTCAGCACCCCCAGGCCGATGCCGCGGGAGGAACCCGTCACCAGGATGACTTTCCGGGTCATATGGCCTCGTCTCCTTTCGCTCCATTACGGTTGTCCATGGACAACCGTAATGAGTATAACACTTTTTCAGCGTCGGTCGTACACCTACTCTCCGAGGGGAGGCTGGGGGTGCGGAAAAAATCTTGGATTCATATTTGAGTCAAAAAAATACTATGCGTGTGGAGGATTTCGTTCGATGGAGCAACGCGGCGTAGTCGCAGACTCCAAAACATTGGAACATACGTTCAGTCGATTTGAATCGCAATCCGCATCACAACATCCTCTTCCTTTTCCGTCATGAAATATGTAGACAAATCGATAATATAGGCATTGCCGGTGATTCTGCGTCCGGACTCCTTTATAAATCCGATGAGCCTCTCTCCCGAGCGGGGCAGATCTTCGTACGGTCCTTTGTGGATCATGGTCGCGTAGTGCGAGGGAGGTTTGAGGAACGAATACTTGCTCGCTACGGGCGCCGATAGTTCGCTGTAGCAATAGTTCGCTTCTTCCATTTCTTTCCTCTCAAGGTTTTCTCTTGTGACAATCGCTCCTACGTCGAAAGAAAGCTGCATCGAAGAAAAGGTTTTCAAGTTTTCCATCAACCTTTGGGACGCTTCCGCCCAGGCGATCTCCTCTCCGCCTCGGCTGTAATCCAGCGGAACAGCGAGCAGATACTGTTCTTCGACATACTCTATGGAGGGTTTGTTCGTCTCGA harbors:
- a CDS encoding 3-ketoacyl-ACP reductase; the encoded protein is MTRKVILVTGSSRGIGLGVLKKHAALGYAVVMSSSSGGEKAAEAMEELKAYGVPAAYVKCDISKSADRQAALDFVLGRHGRIDVLVNNAGVAPLARMNILETTEESFDRLMDINLKGTFFMNQLFANAMISLQQQGLPDYSPRIINIGSISAYTASTNRGEYCISKAGIAMVTALFAAELGGHGIPVFEIRPGITKTDMTRTVEGKYNKFIFEDDGIPTKRWGLPEDIGEAAAALSGGAFDYSTGQVINVDGGFHIRRL
- a CDS encoding TetR/AcrR family transcriptional regulator, which translates into the protein MHLVNKPKTARGEETLQRICSAAEELFADRGYYNTQIGDIARKAGVATGTFYIYFPDKISVFRYLLNELGHQLRREIRAAAAGTESQQEAEYVGLRTFLSFASKHIGLFKIIWQAQFVDMDAFKEYYETFSARYISHISDAQDRGEFADIDPVYFSYILMGIYNFVALKCIVFDEKEPSEELVQEVFKFIRNGAFAPPGEKKNSSLQAGEEPAERDRKSKGKRKEGNVRSGTRPGR
- a CDS encoding FAD-binding protein, which codes for MPRSCGREPRRNFITVAGLDLPVYSFNTVVVGTGCAGYNAADTLFSLGREDVAIVTEGVNMGTSRNTGSDKQTYYKLTLSGSEPDSVRSMAETLFSGGSMHGDIALVEAAMSARGFFKLVSLGVPFPHNGFGEYVGYKTDHDPRQRATSCGPLTSRLMTEHLQKSVEQKGIPVFDGFRVVAILTEGEPKRAVGLVALDTSSFDETTFGLTVFNCTNIVYAVGGPSGIYRSSVYPGSQTCATGIALEAGARGINLTESQYGIASTKFRWNLSGTYQQVIPTYISTDRDGGGAREFLGDYFETPGDMMNATFLKGYQWPFDPRKLHKGGSSIVDMAVFTETRVKGRRVFLDFRVNPAEGGDEKGLRIGLLNDVTREYLEKSHALLDTPLNRLLKMNPLAYRLYLDNGIDLKNERLEIDVCAQHNNGGLAGNFWWESNLKHFFPVGEVNGTFGVYRPGGSALNSTQTGSTRAAQFIAARYGEEPLDIGSLAKATEPAMEKVIGLAKTFRENAGRAGASEPLALRERFQRRMDACGAMIRPADPVRKAIGECRSDLESLASETGAGDARQMAAAFINRDILLTQLAYLSAIDEYIRRGGKSRGSYLICGEEGLAADAGVCAAGGVPVELDEGAFSDRVCETALDAGTMQCSFEWKPVRPIPSNYDDWFENVYNAYVRGEIVK
- a CDS encoding MerR family DNA-binding transcriptional regulator, with protein sequence MEKKVPLLSTGEFAKLCGVTKETLFHYDEIGLLRPEVRKENGYRYYTPTQSFVYDIIVSLKKCGSSLSEIKEHFVSMDPEKFVATLKMKQEHFGEELARLAQKQRLLENMIERVESAPSLETNKPSIEYVEEQYLLAVPLDYSRGGEEIAWAEASQRLMENLKTFSSMQLSFDVGAIVTRENLERKEMEEANYCYSELSAPVASKYSFLKPPSHYATMIHKGPYEDLPRSGERLIGFIKESGRRITGNAYIIDLSTYFMTEKEEDVVMRIAIQID